The bacterium genome includes a region encoding these proteins:
- a CDS encoding response regulator: MEDYESFLDLVCKEKKLEYFESQLRNRNGDRLHVIQNAIGEFDHAGDLIRIKGYIFDITQHKNLEEQLRQAQKIKAIGQLAGGVAHDFNNILMAITGYCELLLLKLNVEDPLRADLIQIQRAANHGASLTRQLLAFSRKQVLTPKVVDLNQCLRDMEGILRRLIGEDVELNILPAKKLGLVKVDPGQFEQLIFNLAVNSREAMQEGGRLTIETSNIFLDEEYAHRNIGVRPGAYTLVSVKDTGCGMDEATSARVFEPFFTTKEKGTGLGLATVYGIVEQSGGRISVHSKKGKGTNFEIYLPIIEQPVEPIVFQQTGSGSPCTGTVLLVDDNESVRSAIGMFLKIRGFVVHEGRSPHEALAIFQSQNGSIDLMITDMVMPEMSGKQLAQRLVSQKPNLRIIYISGYSEESVLQQSPTLPFTAFLMKPVSMETLVERIQHLLKAE; encoded by the coding sequence ATGGAGGATTATGAATCGTTCCTGGATTTAGTCTGTAAAGAGAAGAAGCTTGAGTACTTTGAATCACAGCTTCGGAATCGGAATGGCGATCGCCTGCATGTGATTCAAAATGCTATTGGTGAATTTGACCATGCGGGTGATCTAATCCGGATCAAAGGTTATATCTTTGACATCACGCAGCATAAAAATCTTGAAGAGCAGCTCAGGCAAGCTCAAAAGATCAAGGCAATAGGCCAGTTGGCAGGTGGTGTTGCGCACGACTTTAACAATATTCTCATGGCCATTACAGGATATTGTGAATTGCTCTTGCTAAAGCTGAATGTAGAGGATCCATTACGCGCGGATCTAATTCAAATTCAAAGAGCTGCAAATCATGGAGCGTCGTTGACACGACAACTGCTTGCGTTCAGCCGCAAGCAAGTACTGACGCCTAAAGTTGTGGATCTAAATCAATGCCTTCGCGATATGGAAGGCATTTTACGGCGGCTGATTGGAGAAGATGTGGAGCTAAACATCCTGCCGGCCAAAAAGCTGGGCCTGGTAAAAGTGGATCCGGGACAGTTTGAACAGCTTATCTTCAATCTCGCTGTTAACTCACGTGAGGCGATGCAGGAAGGAGGCAGACTGACCATTGAAACTTCGAACATCTTTCTGGATGAAGAGTATGCTCATCGAAATATTGGGGTGCGTCCCGGCGCATATACCCTGGTATCCGTCAAGGATACTGGCTGTGGAATGGATGAAGCTACATCCGCCCGCGTTTTTGAGCCCTTTTTTACGACAAAAGAGAAGGGAACAGGGCTTGGTCTTGCTACAGTTTATGGAATTGTCGAACAGAGTGGCGGCCGCATTTCCGTTCACAGTAAAAAAGGGAAGGGAACCAATTTTGAAATCTATCTTCCCATCATTGAGCAACCGGTTGAACCTATCGTTTTTCAACAAACTGGCTCCGGTTCGCCTTGTACCGGCACGGTGTTGCTTGTTGATGACAACGAATCGGTGAGATCCGCAATCGGGATGTTCCTGAAGATACGCGGCTTTGTTGTTCATGAAGGCCGCTCTCCTCATGAAGCTCTTGCAATTTTTCAAAGTCAAAATGGATCCATCGATTTAATGATTACGGACATGGTCATGCCTGAAATGAGTGGCAAACAGCTCGCACAACGTCTCGTTTCACAGAAACCGAACTTAAGAATTATTTACATCTCCGGTTATTCGGAGGAGAGTGTTCTTCAGCAGTCCCCTACGCTGCCCTTCACCGCTTTTCTGATGAAACCGGTTTCTATGGAAACTCTTGTTGAGAGAATCCAACACTTACTGAAGGCGGAGTGA
- a CDS encoding tetratricopeptide repeat protein translates to MNTATQMIEQGKQELNNLQFMAAGNAFEKALKKDPQSVDARIGLARIRMLKEERKEGARLVEEALKLAPQNAEALALKGVTCMQSKAWKEAVLYLEKAGDADPNLEMTYVNLSKCHRKLGNWKAAEDAARKAIQLNSKSYQAHAELSVVLVKTKRVAAGIKEMIEAIRINPLFLRGYLSLGRLYQLAGKMDLAIRLYENGLKHNPAATPLREELAGAYAFQGDFHSAYRQAVLIAIRRGNDSDWLRVGNCALAIGQFEKADQAFLKSLQKNADSWEAHYNLGELYFTAKLYEKAKEHYRKAIEKDGKSYKPFNGIGLLLLVGERNSAEAQKYFLRALELAPGRKEPLLNMALALADRKVYAEAVKFARATLQVARTGDGIYEQAVQLIGQFETIKQ, encoded by the coding sequence AACCTTCAATTTATGGCTGCCGGAAACGCTTTTGAAAAAGCGTTGAAAAAGGATCCTCAATCGGTGGATGCTCGCATCGGACTGGCACGCATTCGGATGTTGAAAGAAGAAAGGAAAGAAGGAGCGCGTCTGGTGGAGGAAGCATTGAAGCTGGCGCCGCAGAATGCAGAAGCGCTTGCATTGAAAGGCGTCACTTGCATGCAATCGAAGGCCTGGAAAGAAGCGGTCCTTTATCTGGAAAAAGCCGGCGATGCGGATCCGAATCTGGAAATGACTTACGTAAATCTCTCAAAGTGTCACCGAAAGCTCGGCAATTGGAAAGCAGCAGAGGACGCAGCACGAAAAGCAATCCAGTTGAACAGCAAAAGTTATCAGGCCCATGCGGAGCTGAGCGTTGTGCTGGTCAAAACAAAAAGGGTTGCAGCCGGAATCAAAGAGATGATTGAGGCAATTCGCATCAATCCGCTCTTTCTCCGAGGTTATCTTTCGCTTGGCCGTTTGTATCAGCTTGCAGGGAAGATGGATCTGGCTATTCGGCTGTACGAAAACGGATTGAAGCACAATCCAGCGGCGACCCCTCTGCGTGAAGAGCTGGCCGGAGCATACGCGTTTCAAGGAGATTTTCATAGCGCTTACAGGCAGGCGGTCCTGATTGCGATCAGGCGCGGCAATGATTCCGATTGGCTTAGAGTAGGCAACTGCGCGCTTGCGATCGGTCAGTTTGAAAAAGCGGATCAGGCTTTTCTGAAATCGCTGCAGAAGAACGCGGACAGCTGGGAAGCTCACTACAATCTCGGTGAGCTGTATTTCACAGCAAAGTTATACGAGAAAGCGAAGGAGCATTACAGAAAGGCGATTGAAAAGGACGGCAAGAGTTATAAACCATTCAACGGAATCGGATTGCTGTTACTCGTGGGGGAACGGAATTCCGCAGAAGCTCAAAAATATTTTCTGCGCGCTCTGGAACTCGCGCCTGGCCGGAAGGAACCGCTCTTGAATATGGCGCTCGCTCTGGCTGACCGCAAAGTCTACGCAGAGGCCGTAAAATTTGCGCGCGCCACGTTGCAAGTTGCCAGAACAGGAGACGGAATCTACGAACAGGCGGTGCAATTGATCGGCCAGTTCGAAACCATAAAACAATAG
- a CDS encoding ankyrin repeat domain-containing protein, which produces MSFAFAAEDFEGTAKGALQVSGKKVDLVYSYAVQKTKKLSVILADRPVPMEALGDYKALVNLSQEGKVRAVEVVIDPIKKAAAEVFFFDDRLPAELSVKEPGPFTAKKMDEKTVSGKLVMKDPDFSFGYDATFSAPVYKPAITPGRSVDTNMPAEEQAKIGLKNAGLDFDDDTFTRKVQNGDAGAVQLFLAAGMKPVVHGRQAIWAAIDFKHAEVVKVLIDAGADVNEVGEYEQSMILRAADTKNIEILEMLIAAGADVNRANSYKIAPLASAAEQGSIEVVQTLLKAGAKVNARNTYGGTALQVAVLRGYTDIVKMLIEAGADVKRDRAELLEIARREKHAEIEKILLAAK; this is translated from the coding sequence TTGAGTTTCGCATTTGCAGCGGAAGATTTCGAAGGTACCGCTAAAGGAGCGTTGCAGGTAAGTGGAAAAAAAGTTGATCTGGTTTATTCCTACGCGGTGCAGAAAACGAAAAAGCTGAGCGTGATTCTTGCGGATCGTCCCGTTCCGATGGAAGCGCTTGGAGACTATAAAGCTCTCGTGAATCTCAGCCAGGAAGGCAAAGTGAGGGCGGTCGAAGTGGTGATCGATCCCATCAAAAAAGCGGCTGCCGAAGTGTTTTTCTTCGATGACCGGTTGCCCGCTGAACTTTCGGTAAAGGAGCCGGGGCCGTTTACGGCAAAAAAAATGGATGAAAAAACGGTTTCCGGAAAACTTGTAATGAAGGATCCGGATTTTTCCTTTGGCTACGATGCGACCTTCTCAGCGCCCGTTTACAAACCTGCTATTACGCCTGGCCGTTCCGTGGATACGAATATGCCCGCGGAAGAGCAGGCAAAGATCGGCTTGAAAAACGCGGGATTGGATTTTGATGATGACACTTTCACGCGAAAAGTTCAAAATGGAGATGCCGGCGCCGTTCAACTCTTTTTAGCGGCCGGCATGAAGCCGGTCGTGCATGGCAGGCAGGCGATCTGGGCCGCAATCGATTTCAAACATGCTGAAGTTGTGAAGGTGCTGATCGACGCCGGCGCGGATGTGAATGAAGTCGGGGAATATGAGCAATCCATGATTCTGCGCGCAGCTGACACCAAAAATATTGAAATACTGGAGATGCTCATTGCAGCAGGAGCAGATGTAAACCGGGCCAATTCCTACAAGATTGCTCCGCTCGCATCGGCAGCCGAACAAGGAAGCATAGAAGTTGTGCAAACATTGCTGAAAGCGGGAGCAAAAGTGAATGCGCGGAATACTTATGGTGGTACGGCCCTTCAAGTCGCGGTGCTTCGTGGCTACACCGATATCGTGAAAATGCTGATCGAAGCGGGAGCTGATGTGAAACGGGACCGGGCCGAACTGCTCGAAATAGCCCGCAGGGAAAAGCATGCAGAGATTGAAAAGATCCTTCTGGCAGCAAAGTAA
- a CDS encoding sulfatase-like hydrolase/transferase: protein MHRFVICFLLILLLLPTVAFSAPRNVILITIDTLRADYVSYNGSKHVQTPNLDRLARQGANFTRARTPVPLTLPSHASIMTGLYPSSHGVRDNGTFRLSESQITLAQILKRKGYTTAAFIGSFVLDHRFGLAQGFDIYEDRTWTKIAMLENPEAERNAEHVYKSFVQWWKKCDKSKPFFIWIHFYDPHAPYEPPAPFRERYKTNPYAGEVASTDSVVGKLIKDLETSGTLQNSIVAMVGDHGEGLGEHQENSHSVLIYNSTLHVPMILFAPDLIAGETQIHSLSRTIDLAPTLLDYLGFAKTLGEGFSLRTAIEGGKAPEIPSYSESLYPEFNLGWSSLHGIEAGKFHFILAPKPELYYLPTDPGEKQNRVKDFSQVADQLRNKLAPFLEKKPGVQETLDSETQEKLRSLGYVSGTEIQAGSRADPKDKMEIWNQMQFGMSLSRYGNCRKAIAVFEEILAREKNTLLVYDYLGSCYKKEDQWDKAEGLYRNALDQGIAAPAFHMNLGILYHRKKNLDSAEREMQKAIQLNKLSVEAHYHMGNILRDKRDWKRALPAYQEALRINPDYVYARNALGRTYAFLGENKEALEAFRQSVQTDPANAAAHFNLAVQLEKMKQRKEALQSYRRFLSLSSEKDQPLERQKAREAVARLSSRSSQ from the coding sequence ATGCACCGATTCGTGATTTGCTTCTTACTCATCCTCTTGCTGCTTCCAACTGTCGCCTTCAGTGCGCCTCGCAATGTGATTCTCATTACGATCGATACATTGCGAGCAGACTACGTTAGTTACAACGGTTCCAAACATGTTCAAACTCCCAATCTGGATCGCCTGGCCAGACAAGGTGCAAACTTCACCCGTGCGAGAACGCCTGTTCCACTGACACTTCCTTCCCATGCATCGATCATGACCGGCCTGTATCCTTCTTCGCATGGTGTGCGTGACAATGGGACTTTCCGTTTGTCCGAGTCGCAGATTACGCTGGCGCAAATATTGAAAAGGAAGGGGTATACGACCGCAGCTTTTATCGGTAGCTTTGTTCTGGATCATCGCTTTGGTCTCGCACAGGGCTTTGACATATATGAAGACCGAACCTGGACCAAAATTGCAATGTTGGAGAATCCCGAAGCGGAACGGAATGCAGAGCATGTCTATAAATCATTTGTCCAATGGTGGAAAAAATGCGATAAGAGCAAACCCTTTTTTATCTGGATTCACTTTTATGATCCACATGCTCCTTATGAACCGCCCGCGCCGTTTCGTGAACGATACAAAACTAACCCGTATGCAGGTGAAGTAGCGTCTACCGATTCTGTTGTTGGTAAATTGATCAAGGATCTGGAAACATCAGGAACACTTCAAAACAGTATCGTCGCAATGGTTGGCGATCATGGTGAAGGACTTGGCGAGCATCAGGAAAACAGTCATTCTGTTTTGATCTACAACTCCACTCTTCATGTACCAATGATTCTCTTCGCTCCTGATTTGATTGCTGGTGAAACTCAAATCCATTCCTTATCTCGTACCATTGATTTAGCTCCAACATTGCTGGATTATCTTGGTTTCGCAAAAACTCTTGGAGAGGGTTTTAGCCTACGAACAGCGATTGAAGGAGGCAAAGCTCCCGAGATTCCATCCTACAGTGAATCGTTGTATCCGGAATTCAATCTCGGGTGGAGTTCTTTACATGGGATCGAAGCCGGGAAATTTCACTTTATCCTTGCACCGAAGCCCGAGTTGTATTACTTGCCGACTGATCCCGGCGAAAAACAGAATCGTGTGAAGGACTTTTCTCAGGTTGCCGATCAGCTTCGGAATAAATTGGCTCCATTTCTGGAAAAGAAACCTGGTGTTCAAGAAACACTCGATTCCGAAACGCAGGAAAAATTGAGAAGCCTTGGATATGTTTCGGGAACAGAAATCCAAGCCGGTTCCCGTGCAGATCCAAAAGACAAAATGGAGATATGGAATCAAATGCAGTTCGGCATGTCACTATCGAGATACGGAAATTGCCGCAAGGCCATCGCTGTTTTTGAGGAAATCCTCGCTCGCGAAAAGAACACGTTGCTGGTCTACGATTATCTTGGATCATGCTACAAGAAGGAGGATCAATGGGATAAGGCAGAAGGCCTTTACCGTAATGCGCTGGATCAAGGCATTGCAGCGCCTGCGTTTCATATGAATCTTGGAATCCTCTACCACCGTAAGAAAAATTTGGATTCGGCGGAAAGGGAAATGCAAAAAGCGATTCAGCTAAATAAGCTCAGTGTTGAAGCGCACTATCACATGGGTAACATCTTACGTGATAAGAGAGATTGGAAACGTGCCTTGCCGGCCTATCAGGAAGCGCTCCGAATCAATCCGGATTACGTGTACGCAAGAAACGCGCTGGGGAGAACCTACGCTTTCTTGGGAGAAAACAAAGAGGCACTGGAAGCCTTTCGACAGTCCGTGCAAACGGATCCGGCCAATGCTGCAGCGCACTTTAATTTGGCCGTGCAGCTCGAAAAAATGAAACAAAGGAAGGAGGCGTTACAATCGTATCGCAGATTCCTGTCGCTCAGCTCTGAAAAGGATCAGCCCCTTGAAAGACAAAAAGCTCGTGAGGCAGTCGCACGATTAAGCTCAAGATCTTCTCAATAG